The following are from one region of the Myxocyprinus asiaticus isolate MX2 ecotype Aquarium Trade chromosome 2, UBuf_Myxa_2, whole genome shotgun sequence genome:
- the LOC127451852 gene encoding 5-hydroxytryptamine receptor 5A-like: MTQLNVTVLSANFSGGSESGNLYRPFSVFSVLTLTLLAMLVVATFVWNLLVLVTILRVRTFHRVPHNLVASMAISDVMVAGLVMPLSLVRELYGRRWILGRALCQVWISCDVLCCTASIWNVTAIALDRYWSITRHLEYTLKTRKRISNVMIGLTWLLSSVISLSPLFGWGETYSEESLTCQVSQEPSYTVFSTFGAFYLPLCVVLFVYWKIYKAAKFRIGSRKTNTITPMAEVIEVKEAERQPQMAFTVRHATVSFQTDGETWREQKERRAALMVGILIGVFVLCWIPFFLAELIIPLCSCDIPPVWKSVFLWLGYSNSFFNPLIYTAFNKNYNNAFRNLFSRQR, encoded by the exons ATGACTCAACTGAATGTTACAGTTCTCTCAGCAAATTTCTCTGGTGGCTCAGAATCTGGTAATTTGTACCGTCCATTTTCTGTGTTCAGTGTTCTCACACTTACTTTGCTAGCCATGCTAGTGGTAGCCACCTTTGTTTGGAACCTTCTGGTTTTGGTGACCATCTTGAGGGTGCGCACCTTTCATCGCGTTCCCCACAATCTGGTTGCCTCCATGGCTATCTCGGATGTGATGGTTGCAGGACTGGTTATGCCACTCAGTTTGGTCAGGGAGCTCTATGGTCGGCGCTGGATTCTGGGTCGGGCCTTGTGTCAGGTCTGGATCTCTTGTGACGTGCTCTGCTGCACAGCCAGTATCTGGAATGTGACAGCCATTGCCCTAGATCGTTACTGGTCCATCACGCGCCACCTGGAATACACACTTAAGACACGCAAAAGGATCTCCAATGTGATGATTGGCCTCACGTGGCTACTCTCCTCTGTTATCTCACTTTCTCCACTCTTTGGTTGGGGTGAGACCTACTCAGAGGAGAGCCTGACTTGTCAAGTAAGCCAGGAGCCCTCCTACACAGTCTTCTCCACCTTTGGAGCCTTCTACCTGCCCCTGTGCGTGGTACTCTTCGTCTACTGGAAGATCTACAAGGCTGCCAAGTTCCGCATTGGCTCCCGCAAGACCAATACCATCACACCCATGGCTGAGGTCATAGAG GTAAAAGAGGCAGAACGGCAGCCACAGATGGCCTTTACGGTTCGTCACGCCACTGTATCGTTCCAGACAGATGGTGAGACGTGGCGAGAGCAAAAAGAGAGGAGAGCGGCTCTGATGGTGGGCATCCTGATTGGTGTATTCGTGCTCTGCTGGATTCCCTTTTTCCTTGCAGAGCTCATTATTCCGCTCTGTTCATGTGACATCCCCCCTGTCTGGAAAAGTGTCTTTCTATGGCTGGGCTACTCAAACTCCTTCTTCAATCCACTCATCTACACGGCCTTTAACAAGAACTACAACAATGCTTTCAGAAACCTTTTCTCCAGACAGCGATGA